One window from the genome of Anser cygnoides isolate HZ-2024a breed goose chromosome 8, Taihu_goose_T2T_genome, whole genome shotgun sequence encodes:
- the LOC106047797 gene encoding zinc finger protein 92, with product MDVKVDWGSESNTCDTGEKQSNYSRKITEEAGHKPNLQEEVDMNYSETSSPCCNSAGLPGKQELPTELQSEDKETYETCYQKRGESTAGIFVPSSTNFDLQCEDKDTERCSSERSKKPRRRARGDNENAILGGVFDEDVEPISGEALPYRCKKCGASFQGMSELQEHKQTHLVENSYRCPVCAKEFFRAANLRMHKLIHSSDRPHKCPECDKGFIRTADVWRHLRNVHKIERSMVILGNGMARNPWSIVHRNQQTVEYTDQPCAENHKAEEEDCKPYACPTCGKGFDKPNLLSKHKVIHRQEKPYKCQECGMAFVQLLRLKRHQQTHSGERPFYCEECGGTFTRLASLQRHQRIHTGEKPYSCDYCGHSFTESGTLRRHERTHKLDKS from the coding sequence ATGGACGTGAAGGTGGACTGGGGCTCTGAGAGTAACACTTGTGACACAGGTGAGAAGCAGTCAAATTATTCCAGAAAGATCACTGAGGAGGCGGGCCACAAACCTAACCTTCAGGAGGAGGTAGACATGAATTACTCAGAGACATCCAGTCCTTGTTGCAACTCTGCTGGACTGCCAGGTAAGCAGGAGCTTCCAACGGAGCTGCAGAGTGAAGACAAGGAAACCTATGAGACCTGCTACCAGAAACGAGGTGAGAGCACAGCTGGGATATTCGTCCCCTCCAGTACCAACTTTGACCTGCAGTGTGAAGATAAAGACACAGAGCGCTGTTCCTCCGAGCGCTCCAAGAAGCCACGGAGAAGAGCGCGTGGTGATAATGAGAATGCCATTCTTGGTGGTGTGTTTGATGAGGATGTGGAACCCATCTCTGGAGAAGCTTTGCCATATCGGTGCAAGAAGTGCGGTGCCTCTTTCCAGGGTATGAGCGAGCTGCAGGAACATAAGCAAACTCACCTCGTGGAAAACTCCTATCGATGTCCTGTCTGTGCCAAAGAGTTCTTCCGCGCAGCCAATTTGCGAATGCACAAGCTGATCCATTCTAGTGACAGGCCGCACAAATGTCCGGAGTGCGACAAGGGTTTCATTCGCACGGCTGATGTCTGGAGGCATCTACGCAACGTGCACAAGATAGAGCGCTCCATGGTGATTTTGGGAAATGGCATGGCTAGGAACCCCTGGTCGATTGTGCACCGTAACCAGCAGACTGTTGAGTACACCGACCAGCCTTGTGCAGAGAACCACAAGGCTGAGGAAGAAGACTGTAAGCCTTATGCCTGTCCGACGTGCGGCAAAGGTTTCGATAAACCTAACCTGCTTTCCAAACACAAGGTGATCCACCGGCAAGAGAAGCCCTATAAGTGTCAGGAATGTGGCATGGCGTTCGTGCAGCTGCTCAGGCTGAAAAGACACCAGCAGACTCACTCCGGGGAGCGCCCCTTCTACTGCGAGGAGTGCGGAGGGACGTTCACCCGGCTGGCATCGCTCCAGCGCCACCAGCGCATCCACACCGGGGAAAAACCCTACTCCTGCGACTACTGCGGTCACTCCTTCACTGAGTCAGGTACACTCCGGAGGCACGAGCGCACGCACAAACTGGACAAATCGTAA